From Sphingomonas bisphenolicum, one genomic window encodes:
- a CDS encoding contact-dependent growth inhibition system immunity protein, giving the protein MKRGKQQQRDFAEQRWPLLSNLMACYFNEDFDLLYGSLDGAVAASAKDGSLDHRRAILKEWRDWNSSVGAATDLQPELKRCFPIAVRFRNPTDARHLMDGIHDRLIEGIRDETKRD; this is encoded by the coding sequence ATGAAGAGAGGAAAACAGCAGCAACGAGACTTCGCAGAGCAACGCTGGCCGCTGCTTTCAAACCTTATGGCTTGTTATTTTAACGAGGATTTCGATCTTCTCTACGGCTCCCTTGATGGGGCTGTTGCCGCTTCGGCTAAGGATGGATCATTGGATCATCGGCGAGCAATACTAAAGGAATGGCGAGACTGGAACTCGTCCGTAGGTGCGGCAACTGACCTCCAGCCAGAGTTGAAAAGATGCTTTCCGATTGCTGTGCGTTTCAGGAACCCAACTGACGCCCGACACCTCATGGACGGCATCCATGATCGTTTGATCGAAGGGATAAGAGACGAAACAAAGCGAGATTGA
- a CDS encoding MFS transporter — protein sequence MQVDRLADPISPRSLPTRSLAVAGLSTIVEWYDFTLYLYFATVLSRTFFGGGAVGLGDALAGFALAYLMRPVGAIVFGHIGDRYGRRVTMLLSMGMMTAAMLATAMLPTHAQVGPLAGWLMIGLRCVMAFSVGGEYTGVVAYLLEGARAGRRGFVTSLASAASEVGALLAAGVSAITVASLSAQSLTDWGWRIPFLVGAALAGVILVARSTMAESPDFLRQQAQATTPANPLAHSLRHHRAAIGRGFAISALGSITYYVGITYVPSFLAAMGTTGESDALWLSTLAALAVIMVTPLVGWLTDRVGRRPVLVALALAGMVLPMAMFLLMQGGFGVALAGAVVLACLGGAVSAVGAVATAEQFPGEGRLSGLAFGATSATALFGGLTPWLAHWLIERSGWAPAPGAMIALVALCVLPVLLTLPETAPRIRKKADPSPARPFA from the coding sequence ATGCAGGTGGATCGCTTGGCAGACCCCATATCCCCTCGATCGCTGCCCACCCGATCGCTGGCGGTCGCGGGGCTCTCCACCATCGTCGAATGGTATGATTTTACCCTCTATCTCTATTTCGCCACGGTATTGTCGCGGACCTTCTTCGGCGGGGGTGCGGTAGGGCTGGGCGATGCGCTGGCGGGCTTTGCGCTGGCCTATCTGATGCGGCCGGTCGGCGCGATCGTGTTCGGCCATATCGGCGATCGCTATGGTCGGCGGGTGACGATGCTGCTGTCGATGGGGATGATGACCGCGGCGATGCTGGCGACCGCGATGCTGCCGACCCATGCGCAGGTCGGGCCGCTGGCGGGGTGGCTGATGATCGGGTTGCGCTGTGTCATGGCCTTCTCCGTCGGTGGCGAATATACCGGCGTGGTGGCCTATCTGCTGGAGGGCGCGCGGGCCGGGCGGCGCGGGTTCGTGACGTCGCTGGCGTCGGCGGCGAGCGAGGTGGGTGCGCTGCTGGCGGCGGGCGTGTCGGCGATCACCGTCGCCTCGCTGAGTGCGCAGAGCCTGACCGACTGGGGGTGGCGGATACCGTTTCTGGTGGGCGCCGCGCTGGCGGGGGTCATCCTGGTGGCGCGGTCCACGATGGCGGAATCGCCCGACTTTCTGCGGCAACAGGCGCAGGCAACCACGCCCGCCAATCCGCTGGCCCATAGCCTGCGCCACCACAGGGCAGCGATCGGCCGGGGCTTTGCGATCTCGGCGCTGGGGTCGATCACCTATTATGTCGGCATCACCTATGTGCCGAGTTTCCTGGCCGCCATGGGCACGACGGGGGAGTCGGACGCGCTGTGGCTGTCGACGCTGGCCGCGCTGGCGGTGATCATGGTCACGCCGCTGGTCGGATGGTTGACCGACCGGGTCGGGCGGCGGCCTGTGCTGGTGGCGCTGGCGCTGGCGGGCATGGTCTTGCCGATGGCGATGTTCCTGCTGATGCAGGGCGGGTTTGGCGTGGCGCTGGCCGGCGCGGTGGTGCTGGCCTGTCTGGGCGGCGCAGTCAGCGCAGTCGGCGCGGTGGCTACGGCGGAGCAGTTTCCCGGCGAGGGGCGGCTGAGCGGCCTGGCCTTCGGCGCGACCAGCGCGACAGCTTTGTTCGGTGGATTGACGCCGTGGCTGGCGCACTGGCTGATCGAACGCAGCGGCTGGGCGCCGGCGCCGGGCGCGATGATTGCGCTGGTGGCCTTGTGCGTGCTGCCCGTTCTGCTGACGCTGCCCGAAACCGCGCCGCGGATACGCAAAAAGGCCGACCCGTCGCCGGCTCGGCCTTTCGCGTAA
- a CDS encoding L,D-transpeptidase family protein has protein sequence MPAVRLRLSMLRPLALAGAMALAMPAAAPAQSQGGAQQLAPGGYRWLGQGPWDGPIYMVISIEKQMIHVYSGDQLIGLASVSTGMKGHRTPTGDYPILQKRQWHRSNLYSNAPMPYMQRLTWDGIALHAGHNPGYPASHGCIRLPYAFARDLFALTKMGTLVEVTQARLTAALQYDALVLGDPGSQVVTFGPARSERMMLPPPARDDAGGVPRLEVDPAIFGMVRG, from the coding sequence ATGCCCGCCGTTCGTCTTCGCCTGTCCATGCTGCGCCCCCTCGCCCTGGCCGGCGCAATGGCGCTGGCGATGCCCGCCGCAGCGCCCGCCCAGTCGCAGGGCGGCGCGCAGCAGTTGGCGCCGGGCGGCTATCGCTGGCTGGGGCAGGGGCCGTGGGACGGCCCGATCTACATGGTCATCAGCATCGAAAAACAGATGATCCATGTCTATAGCGGCGACCAGTTGATCGGGCTCGCCAGCGTATCGACGGGAATGAAGGGGCATCGCACCCCGACCGGCGACTATCCGATCCTGCAAAAGCGGCAATGGCACCGCTCCAACCTCTACAGCAATGCGCCCATGCCCTATATGCAGCGGCTGACCTGGGATGGGATCGCGCTCCATGCCGGGCATAATCCGGGCTATCCCGCCAGCCACGGCTGCATCCGCCTGCCCTATGCCTTTGCCCGCGACCTTTTCGCGCTGACAAAGATGGGGACGCTGGTGGAGGTGACGCAGGCGCGGCTGACTGCGGCGCTGCAATATGATGCGCTGGTGCTGGGCGATCCGGGGAGCCAAGTGGTGACGTTCGGGCCGGCGCGGAGCGAGCGGATGATGCTGCCTCCGCCAGCGCGTGACGATGCGGGCGGTGTGCCGAGGCTGGAAGTCGATCCGGCGATTTTCGGGATGGTGCGGGGGTAG